AACTTTCAACTTCTTTGCTTCTCCCAGGCTGGTTCTGCACTTTGAGCGTGGAGGGTTCCTGGTTTTCTACAACTGCCAAATGCACTGGTGCTCCTCTCCAAGGGCTGATCCTGCCTCCGACATCCTGTCTGTGGAGTTCCACCGTGGCCGGGCACTGGATGCCCTCTGCACACCTGAGCCCATCTGCTACACCCTCTTAAACCAAAGATATTTTTCAGGTCTGGGTAAGTTCCAGGGCATAGTAGTAGAGCAAGAAATGGAGGAAGGTGGGTGGGATGTCTAATGATCCAGAGCTGAGTGTCTGAGCCTTTTACTCCTTAGCCTTATGGCTGATCCAGCTGTGGTCATCTTGCTGAGGACAAAGCTTGCAGTCTGCAGCCACAGGCTTCAGATGCTTGAGTGCACCATGTGAGCACAGTGAACTGTGTCTGTGACTCTGGATTGGCTTgtactggtggatgaaaggAAGGTCTGCTTTAGGGTAGTGGGAAGAGAACACCCTCCAGTCCAATCCCTGCTGTAGGTCTACTCCTTGTATGCTACCTCTCTTCTGGGAATGGCGTTGCTGGCTGTGATCCTAGGGGCAGAAGTCACAGTGATTGGAGCCATCGGTCTGTACCATCTTGATAAGAAATATCCTTATGTTCTCCTTATTTCTGACCCTTTCCAGGCAACATCATTAAGAACGAGATCTTGTACCTGGCCAAGATCCATCCATTGACACAAGGCTCTCTCTTGGCACTCTCGGATCTGGAGCGTCTGCTTGACTGTGCTGCTCAgttcagctctgcctggctgcacAGCAAGCTGCGTGGCAAAGGGCTGCACCCTCAAGTCTACCAGAAGGAGCAGTGTCCCCTTGGGCATGCAGTGATGAAAGGAACCCTTGGACCTTCAGGTGGCTTAAAGAGGCTTACGTGGTGGTGTCCTCAATGCCAGCCTGCAGTACTGTCAGGGAATGGGGA
The Apus apus isolate bApuApu2 chromosome 3, bApuApu2.pri.cur, whole genome shotgun sequence genome window above contains:
- the NEIL2 gene encoding endonuclease 8-like 2, with the protein product MPEGPSVRKFHLLTSPFVGQVVTKVEGSSRKINVNDLNALRLQDSQVHGKILYLAFVAAESPLGPTVEETVLQREAASGASSSAQGGQEQVCASETHPQDEELLELQHSRTEPPDAAEGPGNWLRFRFGLFGSVRANEFSRASKANKRGDWKDPVPRLVLHFERGGFLVFYNCQMHWCSSPRADPASDILSVEFHRGRALDALCTPEPICYTLLNQRYFSGLGNIIKNEILYLAKIHPLTQGSLLALSDLERLLDCAAQFSSAWLHSKLRGKGLHPQVYQKEQCPLGHAVMKGTLGPSGGLKRLTWWCPQCQPAVLSGNGDHSPLTE